One window of Scylla paramamosain isolate STU-SP2022 chromosome 47, ASM3559412v1, whole genome shotgun sequence genomic DNA carries:
- the LOC135095051 gene encoding general transcription factor II-I repeat domain-containing protein 2-like codes for MISKKRTVTEENRVMQEKWKISYFFAEVNGKPTCLICNQIIAVSKEYNIRQHYTSTHASKYDVYSGKLREEKVKTLEQSLKRQQSVYQRVHEASDTAVRAKRVNELSENLNSQLKEKVAKFVAFSVAIDESTDITDIAQLAVFIRGVDENMQVTEEFVELVPMKGTTTGDDIFVSLTGALDRIGVDWKKTVSLTTDGASQMVGRKAGVTAKLKEKLLTLNSDHQIHSVHCIIHREVLCRKILKMDHVMDVVVKAVNFIRARGLNHRQFNCLLEETHSHGLPYHTDVRWLSRGIVLKRFYELRSEIQSFMHNKGRNVQELKDYDWLQDLAFMVDMTEHLNLLNTRLQGRNKLVTDMHESIRAFEVKLKLFERQLAANNAAHFPTLKSLQSTPEFRGIISREKYCNMISKLLNEFGERFADLKNLESDFSIFRNPFAANPDETPEDIQLELIDLQCDSALKEKFSSVDIGTFYQYVGPRYPRIKCLASKIMSMFGSTYVCEQLFSLMNLNKSGLRSRLTNEHLNSTLKVAIAQSLAPNIDELVQTKRCQVSGSSTTRN; via the exons ATGATTTCCAAGAAGCGAACAGTTACTGAAGAAAATCGTGTgatgcaggaaaagtggaaaatatcTTACTTTTTTGCTGAAGTGAATGGAAAACCAACTTGTTTGATTTGCAACCAAATTATAGCGGTGTCAAAAGAATATAACATTCGGCAACATTACACAAGCACTCATGCTTCAAAGTATGATGTGTATAGTGGAAAACTTcgtgaagaaaaagtaaagacgcTAGAACAGTCTCTCAAAAGGCAGCAGTCAGTGTATCAGCGTGTTCATGAAGCCAGTGACACTGCAGTACGGGCAA aaagagtaaatgaactGTCAGAAAATCTTAATAGTCAGCTCAAAGAAAAAGTTGCTAAATTTGTAGCATTTTCTGTAGCAATCGATGAAAGTACAGACATTACTGACATAGCTCAACTAGCAGTGTTCATACGTGGTGTTGATGAAAATATGCAGGTAACTGAAGAATTTGTGGAATTAGTACCaatgaaaggaacaacaacaggggATGATATATTTGTGAGTTTGACTGGTGCACTTGATAGGATAGGTGTTGACTGGAAGAAAACTGTGAGTCTGACAACAGATGGAGCATCTCAAATGGTTGGTAGAAAGGCTGGCGtgacagcaaagttaaaggaaaaactaCTCACCCTGAATTCAGACCATCAAATTCACAGTGTTCATTGCATAATTCACAGGGAAGTGCTTTgcagaaaaatattaaagatggATCACGTTATGGATGTTGTTGTCAAGGCAGTAAACTTTATACGAGCGCGAGGTCTGAACCACAGACAGTTCAACTGCCTATTGGAGGAAACTCACTCTCACGGTCTGCCTTATCACACTGATGTTCGTTGGTTAAGCCGGGGAATTGTGCTGAAGCGCTTTTATGAATTAAGAAGTGAAATACAAAGTTTCATgcataacaaaggaagaaatgtccAGGAACTGAAAGACTATGATTGGCTTCAAGATTTAGCCTTCATGGTAGATATGACAGAACACTTGAATTTGCTCAATACAAGACTGCAAGGTCGCAATAAATTGGTGACAGACATGCATGAGTCCATTCGTGCTTTTGAGGTGAAGCTCAAACTTTTTGAACGTCAACTAGCAGCGAATAATGCTGCACACTTTCCTACACTGAAATCATTGCAAAGCACACCTGAGTTTCGTGGAATTATCAGCAGAGAAAAGTACTGCAACATGATTTCCAAGTTACTGAACGAATTTGGAGAAAGATTTGCAGACTTAAAGAACCTTGAGAGTGATTTCTCGATCTTTCGAAATCCTTTCGCTGCAAATCCTGATGAGACACCAGAGGATATTCAGTTAGAACTAATTGATCTTCAGTGCGATTCTGCGTTGAAGGAAAAGTTCTCAAGTGTTGATATTGGTACATTCTATCAATATGTTGGGCCAAGATATCCTCGAATCAAATGTTTGGCATCAAAGATTATGTCAATGTTCGGCAGTACCTATGTCTGTGAGCAACTCTTCTCACTGATGAACTTGAACAAGTCTGGACTCAGGTCTCGGCTCACTAATGAACACCTCAACTCAACACTGAAAGTAGCCATTGCTCAGTCTCTGGCGCCAAACATAGACGAACTTGTACAGACCAAGAGGTGCCAAGTTTCTGGGAGCAGCACGACCAGGAATTAA